Proteins encoded in a region of the Candidatus Nealsonbacteria bacterium genome:
- a CDS encoding DJ-1/PfpI family protein, which yields MPKEILEGAGAEIKTASNSEPASRRTKGEKRFFSSTKKGTAIGADGGDTEVDFLVSEINLTEFDAVIFVGGPGCLKYLDNENSYKVAKEAVSQDKILASICISPVILAKAGILKGKKATVWSSPMDKSPVKILEENGTIYQNKPVVVDGKIITANGPAAVREFGQTIVEVLTKE from the coding sequence GTGCCAAAGGAGATTTTGGAAGGAGCGGGCGCTGAAATAAAAACCGCTTCTAATTCCGAGCCCGCCAGTCGGCGGACGAAGGGGGAGAAGAGATTTTTCTCTTCGACCAAAAAAGGAACTGCCATTGGGGCTGATGGCGGGGATACCGAAGTTGACTTTTTGGTTTCAGAAATCAATCTAACAGAGTTTGATGCCGTAATTTTTGTTGGCGGACCGGGGTGCCTTAAATATCTTGATAATGAAAATTCTTATAAAGTGGCCAAGGAAGCGGTTTCCCAGGATAAGATTTTAGCTTCGATTTGTATTAGCCCGGTAATTTTAGCTAAAGCTGGAATTTTGAAAGGCAAGAAGGCAACTGTTTGGTCAAGCCCAATGGACAAAAGCCCGGTTAAGATTTTAGAGGAAAATGGTACAATTTATCAAAATAAACCGGTAGTGGTTGATGGAAAAATCATTACGGCCAATGGTCCGGCCGCCGTCAGAGAATTTGGCCAAACTATTGTTGAAGTATTGACAAAGGAATAA
- a CDS encoding peptide deformylase has protein sequence MILSIKKYPDPVLRKKCQEVEKVTEEIKKLTLDMLETMIANQGIGLAAPQVGQLKRIIVVHLLEKRSPEEIVAQKPQALINLPSHSEGGRRKFAFFDLPSASEGGRRKFAFFDLPSASERGRRGLALFNPKIIKKSRETITDEEGCLSFPKLFLKIKRAKEVEIEGLNERGEKIKIKTEGLPARVFQHEIDHLDGILFIDHVRVGRRIWELLKFYLRSKK, from the coding sequence ATGATTTTATCCATCAAGAAATATCCTGACCCTGTTTTGCGGAAAAAATGCCAGGAAGTTGAAAAGGTGACAGAAGAAATAAAAAAACTTACTCTTGATATGTTAGAAACAATGATTGCCAATCAGGGAATAGGCTTGGCTGCCCCCCAGGTTGGCCAGTTAAAAAGAATAATTGTAGTTCACCTGTTAGAAAAGCGGTCTCCAGAAGAAATAGTTGCCCAAAAACCTCAAGCTTTAATCAACCTCCCGAGCCACAGCGAAGGGGGGAGAAGAAAGTTTGCTTTCTTCGACCTCCCGAGCGCCAGCGAAGGGGGGAGAAGAAAGTTTGCTTTCTTCGACCTCCCGAGCGCCAGCGAAAGGGGGAGAAGAGGGCTTGCTCTCTTCAACCCTAAAATAATAAAAAAAAGCAGAGAAACCATAACAGACGAAGAAGGTTGTTTAAGTTTTCCTAAATTATTTTTAAAAATAAAAAGGGCAAAAGAAGTAGAAATTGAGGGCTTAAATGAGAGAGGAGAAAAAATTAAAATAAAAACCGAGGGTTTGCCGGCCAGAGTTTTTCAACATGAAATAGACCACTTAGACGGAATTTTATTTATTGACCACGTTAGAGTCGGGCGTAGAATATGGGAATTACTTAAATTTTATTTGAGAAGCAAGAAATAA
- the nusB gene encoding transcription antitermination factor NusB produces MSSRHLSRSIVMQSLYEWDFYDRKRSLIKIIEKNIQEFGPNLKDQKFIWQLVNGFIKHLSEIDKIIATAAPQWPINQISIVDRNVLRIGLYELLFERKEKVPPKVAINEAIELAKSFGGESSGKFINGVLGTVYREIEKTK; encoded by the coding sequence ATGTCAAGCAGGCATCTATCAAGAAGCATTGTAATGCAATCGCTTTATGAATGGGATTTTTATGACAGAAAAAGGAGCTTGATTAAAATTATTGAGAAAAATATTCAAGAATTCGGCCCCAACCTAAAAGACCAAAAATTTATTTGGCAATTAGTTAATGGTTTTATAAAACATCTTTCTGAAATTGATAAAATCATTGCCACAGCCGCTCCTCAATGGCCGATTAACCAAATCAGTATTGTTGATAGAAATGTCTTAAGAATCGGTCTTTATGAATTATTGTTTGAAAGAAAAGAAAAAGTTCCTCCCAAAGTAGCCATAAACGAAGCCATTGAATTAGCCAAATCCTTTGGCGGCGAAAGCTCGGGTAAATTTATCAATGGGGTTCTGGGAACCGTTTATAGAGAAATAGAGAAAACAAAATGA
- the rpmG gene encoding 50S ribosomal protein L33, which produces MAVKKKPFIKLQCKECKRINYHTHKSRQKTGEKKLELKKFCKWCRKHTVHKEAKK; this is translated from the coding sequence ATGGCAGTAAAAAAGAAACCATTTATAAAACTTCAGTGCAAAGAGTGTAAAAGAATTAATTACCATACTCACAAATCAAGACAAAAAACTGGTGAGAAAAAGTTAGAATTGAAAAAATTCTGCAAGTGGTGTAGAAAGCATACGGTGCACAAAGAAGCGAAAAAGTAA
- a CDS encoding KH domain-containing protein — MVEKKIADQDFLEYLIKALVDNPTDVKVDRKVDEMGVLLSLKVNPNDMGQIIGRGGATARAIRSLVRIIGLRNHARVNLKIEEPEGGRPEQGRKTSAEELEELKL, encoded by the coding sequence ATGGTTGAGAAAAAAATAGCTGATCAGGACTTTCTTGAATACTTAATCAAAGCCCTGGTTGATAACCCAACAGACGTCAAAGTTGATAGAAAAGTTGATGAAATGGGGGTTTTGCTTTCTTTGAAAGTGAACCCCAACGATATGGGTCAGATTATTGGAAGAGGGGGGGCTACTGCCAGAGCTATCAGAAGTCTGGTTCGAATTATTGGCTTGAGAAATCATGCCAGGGTAAATTTAAAAATCGAAGAACCGGAGGGCGGCAGACCCGAACAAGGAAGAAAAACTTCAGCCGAAGAGCTCGAAGAACTGAAATTATAA
- the rplL gene encoding 50S ribosomal protein L7/L12 gives MVEEKETKKIEKEEKVKVPEKFKKLVEEIEKLSVLDLAELVKVLEKKFGVSAAPQMVAASTATPAAAPAAEEKNVFNVVLTVVGDKKIEVIKVVRDITQKGLKEAKDLVDAAASGPQVVKENVKKEEAEDLKKKFETAGAKIELK, from the coding sequence ATGGTAGAAGAAAAAGAAACAAAAAAAATAGAAAAAGAGGAAAAAGTAAAAGTTCCGGAGAAATTTAAAAAATTAGTTGAAGAAATAGAGAAACTTTCTGTTTTGGATTTGGCTGAATTGGTCAAGGTTTTGGAGAAGAAATTTGGAGTTTCGGCCGCCCCTCAAATGGTAGCTGCTTCAACCGCCACCCCGGCTGCCGCACCAGCAGCTGAAGAAAAGAACGTTTTTAATGTTGTTTTGACGGTTGTTGGCGATAAAAAAATTGAGGTGATTAAGGTAGTTAGGGATATTACGCAAAAGGGGTTAAAAGAAGCCAAAGATTTGGTTGATGCCGCAGCGAGCGGTCCGCAGGTTGTCAAAGAAAACGTCAAAAAAGAAGAAGCCGAGGACTTGAAGAAGAAATTTGAGACAGCCGGCGCCAAAATAGAGTTGAAATAA
- the pcm gene encoding protein-L-isoaspartate O-methyltransferase — protein sequence MALIDSLIKEGWLKTPRIIEAFKKIKRVDFLPEEMKDLAELNEALPIGFGQTISQPLVVVFMLEQLQPQPGEKILDIGSGSGWTSALLGEIVGEKDLPAGRQGKVIAIDIVPELVEFGRKNVTKYNFLAPYRTEGSGAGIEKGTVELICADGSKGYQKEAPYDKILVSASAEKLPSAWKEQLKIGGRIVTPIGTSIWLFIKKTEKEFEEIEYPGFVFVPLIEK from the coding sequence ATGGCTTTAATTGATTCTTTAATTAAAGAAGGATGGCTGAAGACACCGAGGATAATTGAGGCATTTAAAAAAATTAAAAGGGTGGATTTTTTGCCTGAAGAAATGAAGGATTTGGCAGAGTTGAATGAAGCGCTTCCAATCGGATTTGGTCAGACAATTTCTCAACCTCTGGTAGTGGTTTTTATGTTAGAACAACTCCAGCCACAACCGGGAGAGAAAATTTTAGACATTGGTTCGGGTTCGGGTTGGACGAGCGCTCTCCTTGGGGAGATTGTTGGAGAAAAAGACCTGCCTGCCGGCAGGCAGGGAAAAGTGATAGCCATTGATATTGTGCCCGAACTTGTGGAATTTGGCAGAAAGAATGTTACTAAATATAATTTTCTTGCCCCGTACCGAACCGAAGGTTCTGGTGCGGGGATAGAGAAGGGGACTGTAGAATTAATTTGCGCTGACGGTTCCAAGGGTTATCAGAAAGAAGCGCCATATGATAAAATTTTGGTCTCGGCCTCAGCTGAAAAATTACCCTCGGCTTGGAAAGAACAATTAAAAATTGGCGGCAGAATTGTGACTCCAATTGGCACTTCCATTTGGCTTTTTATTAAAAAAACAGAAAAAGAATTTGAAGAGATTGAATATCCTGGGTTTGTTTTTGTCCCTCTTATTGAAAAGTAA
- the rpmF gene encoding 50S ribosomal protein L32, translated as MSVPKQRHTKSRRNKRRMHLYLKTPALSQCPKCKKPIKSHIVCSWCGYYKGIEVVDVLKKLTKKERKMREKEMKAQEAAEKKEGKEKPLTLEELSRK; from the coding sequence ATGTCTGTTCCAAAACAAAGACATACCAAATCAAGAAGAAATAAAAGAAGGATGCATCTTTATTTAAAGACGCCGGCTTTGAGTCAATGCCCGAAATGCAAAAAACCGATAAAATCCCATATCGTTTGTTCCTGGTGCGGTTATTACAAAGGTATTGAGGTGGTTGATGTTTTGAAAAAATTAACTAAAAAAGAAAGAAAAATGAGAGAAAAAGAAATGAAGGCCCAAGAGGCAGCCGAGAAAAAAGAGGGCAAGGAGAAGCCCTTAACCTTAGAAGAACTATCAAGGAAGTAA
- the mltG gene encoding endolytic transglycosylase MltG, producing MEKRLFFIIIIALIIILIVATSFWLVFLPAEPLIKKEVIFSVEKGGGLKEIAFNLEKENLIRWAPAFMAYVLVKGIAGGLKSGEYILSPSMNIPQIADKLFRGDVIKERITIIEGWSLRDIGFYFENKGMFRVEEVWQMAMKDFSNDFDFLKDKPENLGLEGYLFPDTYEIRKNEGLENIIKRMLNNFGRRLTPDLREEIKRQNRTIFEIVTMASMIEREVRKKEDKKLVSGILWKRLKIGMPLQVDATIAYILGRENWTFDEMRREIALGRDIDSPYNTYKYRGLPLGPISNPGLERKAANTGIIYPLRKEKLFSAKP from the coding sequence ATGGAAAAGCGTTTATTTTTTATTATCATAATAGCTTTAATTATAATTTTAATTGTTGCCACTTCTTTCTGGCTGGTTTTTCTGCCGGCAGAACCCTTAATCAAAAAAGAAGTGATTTTTAGCGTAGAAAAAGGAGGGGGGTTAAAAGAAATTGCTTTCAATTTGGAAAAGGAAAATCTGATAAGATGGGCGCCGGCATTCATGGCCTATGTTTTAGTTAAAGGAATTGCCGGAGGTCTTAAATCTGGAGAATACATATTATCTCCCTCAATGAACATTCCCCAAATAGCGGACAAGCTTTTTAGGGGAGATGTCATAAAAGAAAGAATTACCATAATTGAGGGCTGGAGCCTAAGAGATATTGGTTTTTATTTTGAGAACAAAGGAATGTTTCGGGTAGAAGAAGTTTGGCAGATGGCAATGAAAGATTTTTCAAACGATTTTGATTTTTTAAAAGACAAGCCGGAAAATCTGGGATTAGAAGGTTATCTTTTTCCTGATACTTATGAGATAAGAAAAAACGAAGGTTTGGAAAATATTATTAAAAGAATGTTGAATAATTTTGGCAGGAGGTTAACTCCTGATTTAAGGGAAGAAATTAAAAGGCAAAACAGAACAATTTTTGAAATAGTAACTATGGCTTCTATGATTGAAAGAGAGGTCAGAAAAAAAGAGGATAAAAAACTGGTTTCAGGAATTTTGTGGAAGAGATTGAAAATTGGTATGCCCTTACAGGTTGACGCGACAATAGCTTATATTTTAGGAAGAGAAAATTGGACATTTGATGAAATGAGAAGAGAGATTGCTTTAGGAAGAGACATTGATTCACCTTATAATACTTATAAATATAGGGGGTTGCCTCTTGGCCCAATTTCTAACCCCGGGCTTGAAAGAAAAGCAGCCAATACTGGTATTATTTATCCACTCCGGAAGGAGAAACTATTTTCAGCAAAACCTTAG
- the rpsP gene encoding 30S ribosomal protein S16 produces MLVIRLFRVGKKNQPSFKIVVTDKKNPPKAGRFIEEVGFYNPLTKEKVLKGERIKYWISVGAKPSPTVFNLLVSEKVIEGKKIPAHKKPKINKAAPGKGIGVEPR; encoded by the coding sequence ATGTTAGTTATTCGTTTATTTAGAGTTGGTAAAAAAAATCAACCATCTTTTAAAATAGTGGTTACCGATAAAAAAAATCCTCCAAAGGCAGGCAGATTTATTGAGGAAGTTGGTTTTTACAATCCTTTGACCAAAGAGAAAGTTTTAAAAGGGGAGAGGATTAAATACTGGATTTCAGTTGGAGCAAAACCTTCTCCAACAGTTTTTAATTTATTAGTATCAGAAAAGGTTATTGAGGGGAAAAAAATTCCAGCTCACAAAAAACCAAAAATTAATAAAGCAGCGCCTGGCAAGGGAATCGGGGTTGAACCCCGGTAA
- the rnc gene encoding ribonuclease III yields the protein MKNFSSLEKKLGLKFKNNDLLIQAFCHRSYLNENPGFYLSHNERLEFLGDAVLELVVTEYLYQKYPKKSEGELTNWRAALVNAKILTEIARELDFNDFLLLSRGEIKEEGKARQYILANVFESFIGAVYLDQGYKIVRNFIEKNLIKELPRIIEKGLFKDAKSCFQEEAQERAGNTPLYKVLEEQGPDHAKHFIVGVFLGEELVAKGNGFSKQEAEEEAAKQALEIKNW from the coding sequence ATGAAGAATTTTTCGTCTCTGGAAAAAAAATTAGGCCTGAAGTTCAAAAATAACGACTTATTAATTCAGGCCTTTTGCCACCGTTCTTATTTGAATGAAAACCCTGGTTTTTATTTATCCCATAATGAAAGATTGGAGTTTTTGGGCGATGCGGTTTTAGAGTTAGTGGTCACCGAATATCTTTATCAAAAATATCCCAAAAAATCAGAAGGCGAATTAACTAATTGGCGAGCCGCCCTGGTTAATGCTAAAATTTTAACCGAAATTGCCAGAGAATTGGATTTTAACGATTTTTTATTACTCTCTCGGGGAGAAATAAAAGAAGAAGGAAAAGCCAGGCAATATATTTTAGCCAATGTATTTGAGTCCTTTATCGGGGCGGTTTATCTTGACCAGGGATATAAAATTGTCCGGAATTTTATTGAAAAAAATTTAATCAAAGAGTTGCCCAGAATTATTGAAAAAGGTCTTTTTAAAGATGCCAAATCCTGTTTTCAGGAAGAAGCCCAAGAAAGAGCGGGAAATACCCCGCTTTATAAGGTCTTAGAAGAACAGGGTCCTGACCATGCCAAACATTTTATTGTCGGAGTTTTTTTGGGCGAAGAATTGGTGGCTAAAGGCAATGGTTTTTCAAAACAGGAGGCCGAAGAAGAAGCGGCCAAACAGGCATTAGAGATAAAAAATTGGTGA
- the rplJ gene encoding 50S ribosomal protein L10: MALTKTQKQKIIADLKDKIARQKAMIFVNFSGLKVKDILSLRKKIKETGNELKVAKKTLLDLSFKNKGLEKIIDVKKLKGEIALIFGYQNEIIPAKISWQFSQENPNLKILGGLIENKFWNSEEVFALAQLPTREELLTKLLGSISAPLSNFVNVLFGNLRNFVYILSQIKVTK, from the coding sequence ATGGCTTTAACTAAAACGCAAAAACAAAAAATTATCGCGGACTTAAAAGATAAAATTGCCAGACAAAAAGCAATGATTTTTGTCAATTTTTCCGGCTTGAAAGTAAAAGACATTTTAAGTTTGAGAAAAAAAATAAAAGAAACCGGCAATGAATTAAAAGTGGCTAAAAAAACCTTATTAGACTTATCTTTTAAAAATAAGGGATTGGAAAAAATTATTGATGTTAAAAAATTAAAAGGGGAAATTGCCTTAATTTTTGGTTATCAAAATGAAATAATCCCGGCCAAAATAAGCTGGCAGTTTTCTCAAGAAAATCCCAATTTGAAAATTTTGGGAGGATTAATAGAAAATAAATTTTGGAATTCAGAGGAAGTGTTTGCTTTGGCTCAATTGCCAACCAGGGAAGAATTGTTGACAAAATTGCTTGGAAGTATTTCTGCCCCACTATCAAATTTTGTAAATGTATTATTTGGCAATCTAAGAAATTTTGTCTACATTTTATCACAAATAAAGGTCACCAAATAA
- the trmD gene encoding tRNA (guanosine(37)-N1)-methyltransferase TrmD, with translation MTFDVVTIFPQIFNSFLKESFIKKAQEKGLIEIKIHDLRKWTSDVHRTVDDRPYGGGLGMVLKIEPIFKAVTALKKRKAKNEKRKIILFTPRGKKFNQKLAYKLSKLNRIIFICGRYEGVDERVAKYIADIELSIGDYDLMGGELPAMVVMETVARLIPGVLGKPELLKERITKEKGFIEYPQYTRPEVFSPKKGVRWRAPKVLVSGHHKKIAEWRKKHRKIIAGLLPVNRRLKK, from the coding sequence ATGACTTTTGACGTTGTTACTATATTTCCTCAAATTTTTAATTCCTTTTTAAAAGAGTCATTTATTAAAAAAGCCCAAGAAAAGGGCTTAATTGAAATTAAAATCCACGATTTAAGGAAGTGGACATCCGACGTCCACCGGACAGTCGATGACAGGCCTTATGGGGGAGGGCTGGGAATGGTATTGAAGATTGAACCAATTTTCAAAGCTGTAACAGCTTTGAAAAAGCGAAAAGCGAAAAACGAAAAGCGAAAAATTATTCTTTTTACGCCGAGGGGGAAGAAATTTAATCAAAAACTAGCATACAAACTTTCTAAATTGAATAGAATAATTTTTATCTGCGGCAGATACGAAGGGGTGGATGAGAGGGTGGCAAAATATATTGCTGACATTGAATTATCAATCGGCGATTATGATTTAATGGGAGGCGAGCTTCCGGCTATGGTAGTAATGGAAACAGTGGCCAGATTAATTCCCGGCGTTTTAGGAAAGCCAGAACTATTAAAAGAAAGAATTACCAAAGAGAAAGGATTTATTGAATATCCTCAATACACCCGGCCAGAAGTTTTTTCTCCAAAAAAAGGAGTAAGGTGGCGAGCGCCAAAAGTTTTAGTGTCCGGCCACCACAAAAAAATCGCCGAATGGCGAAAAAAACACAGAAAAATCATTGCCGGCCTTCTGCCGGTCAACCGAAGGTTGAAAAAATAA